A section of the Methanoculleus horonobensis genome encodes:
- a CDS encoding universal stress protein, with translation MFRKILVAIDGSEPANRAFETALGEAGIWKAEVHVVYVVESGLFSSLPMDNTLEIIYSVLQKEGEGVLEAARKKAEAAGVTLVTHLRQGHAGSQIISLAEELGADLILLGSYGKSGVDRLLLGSVTDYVVQNSPITTTVVRS, from the coding sequence ATGTTCCGTAAGATACTCGTTGCTATAGACGGCTCCGAACCGGCCAACCGGGCATTCGAGACAGCTCTCGGTGAGGCCGGCATCTGGAAAGCCGAAGTTCACGTTGTATATGTGGTCGAATCCGGGCTATTTTCTTCCCTTCCCATGGACAACACACTCGAGATCATCTACAGTGTTTTGCAGAAAGAGGGAGAGGGTGTTCTTGAAGCAGCTCGTAAGAAAGCGGAAGCGGCGGGAGTTACGCTCGTCACGCATCTCCGGCAGGGACACGCGGGATCCCAGATCATCTCTCTTGCCGAAGAACTGGGTGCCGATCTCATTCTTCTCGGCTCCTACGGTAAGAGCGGTGTCGACCGCCTTCTGCTCGGGAGCGTGACCGACTACGTGGTGCAAAATAGTCCCATCACGACAACGGTGGTGAGATCATAA